The window TGCCAAGTGATCCGAAGATCAAGAGTGCTTCGTCCTGCTCAATGAGGCGGCGCGTCTGCTCGACCGTCTTCGGCGGAGAAAAGGCGTCGTCAAGGCTCAAGAGGCGCACCTTACGACCGTTGATGCCCCCTCTCTCATTGATCATATCGAAATATGCTGCATGAGCTTTTCCAACCGTTCCTCCAGAACTCACGGGCCCGCTGTAGGGCATGGTCTGGCCAACGACGATCTCCCCTTTTGCGGGCTGCTCCGCAGCATGGGCACCGGTTGCCGCAAACACCCACAACAGCGCTGCGCCGACTGTTTTGCCAAACATGAGAGACCTTCCTCATCAAACTGGAGCTATACGCCGAGAAATCGGAGAGGCTTCGTTGCACTTGCGGTGGGCTCGGACCAGCATCGCTGCAATGGTGCTTTTCGACGTCAGCGAGTGTCGCGCTGCCGTGCTGCGAACACTCGTCTATCGGGCACCCACCTGGCTTTGACCGAGCGCCGCCGAAGCAGTATCGGCTGGCCGCATCAGGCTCCGGAACTCATCGCCGCTCATGATTTCCCGCCCCAGACCAGCGACCATGGTGCGCACGATCTCGAAAATCTCGGCATTGCTTTGAATGAGCTCGTCGCGGTGGGGCCACTTCCAGACGGTATCCTCGGAACCCACGCGCACATGATGCCCCATCAACAATGCGAGATTGGCGAGGTAGAGGCTGGCACGACCTCCTGCGCAGGCGACAATCGTCGCACCGGGATCGACATGGGTGATGAGTCGCGTGATCCGAAGATAACCGTCGATCATGCTCTGCGGGTCGTACATGGGGCTGCACCCCGGCAATCCCGGCACCACAAGCCAGGTGAGCGGCCCAGAAACCAACCCGGAATCGATCAGAAAACGCCGGGCATTATCAACATCCGCGTCAGTGTAGACGGCGATCTGGGGCGTGAGCCCGGCTTCGAGCACCAACCGCGTCTTCTCGAGGATCGCGTGCGGCGGCTTAACAAACAAATTGTCGCCGAGAATGATCGCCGTCGTATTCACCGGCACGGCGTCGATCAGGCCGGTCTTGAGCATCTTCCTGAGATCATCGCACTCCTCGCCGTTGACGGCGACAAGACAGGCATCGAATGCAACGCTTGGGTGTTTCGCCCGCAATTCCGCAAGGACGTCGCTGAAGCCCGATTCCGACAGGACGTTGTAGCCCCGCTGGTCGCGCGCGTGAACGTGAATGATTTGAGCCCCCCGCTCGATGCACGCCTCGGCCGAAGCAATGATTTCATTCGCCGAGTGTGCCTGGCTGGGGTTCTCGCGCTTAGTAAAGAATGCACCATTGATCGCCGTGGAGACGATCGCCTTTTGTGGCACCCGCCAGCGAGGCATCTGCTCCGCATCCGAAAACGCCGACGAAGCGACGCTCATGATCGCCGGGTACCCGTAAGGCCGCCAGTAGGTGGAGATGTTCTCCCGCTCGACCCATTTTTCGACGACCGGCCATTTCACGGTGTTCTTCATGGAACCTAGCCTCTTGGGATGCGGCATTGACGATAGAGCGATATATCTTTCATAACTAGACCTATTGTCAATCAGCTCATTGACGCAGCATCGTGAATTCGCACAAATAGCCAAAAATGCCAATCTATCTCCAATTTACGATTACTTGGCTTCCTGCGACCGGATTGCGAACCTGTCTCTTTACTGAACTTATGAGAATTAAGGGATAGGCCAACGCCGGGCAGACGTGCGGCGGTCTCGGCTTCGGCAGTGCGCACAAGTGCGCGACGACACGGAAGCGCTGAACCGTTCGGGAGTGCGTTCATTATGCAGGTATTGACTTCGACGAGCTCGACGTCGGCAGGCGGCCCGCGTTCAGGTCGGGCGCGTGACGGTCACATCCCAGGCCCGCAACGTCGCTCGGCACGAGGCGCAAACGAAACGAGCCTCGGTGACGGCTTCGCAGCAATGTATCATGATCTGAGGGGGTCCCTTGCTGCCCGCCAGCCATCGATCGGCCCAATCGATCAGACTATGCAGCATGGGGTAGATGTCTTCGCCGCGAGGGGTAATGCGATAAACAACGCGCCGACCGTTCGGTTCTGCTTCCACGAGATCGAGCGCAATCAACTTCTTCAATCGAGACGAGAGGATGTTCGAGGATATGCCGAGCGTATCCTTGATGTCCGAATAGGAACTCGTTCCCTGGAACAGGCTGAACAGCACCAGATTGCTCCAGCGATCCCCGACGATGCTGGTCGCAACGAGATCATCGGGCCGTCCGGACGAACCTTTCAAGAAGGCGCTCTCGTTCTCCCGGGAATGCCTCGGACCGGGCGGCGGGTCCATTCCGCGCTCTGGCGAGTCTATCAAGGTTACATCGCGGCGGACGACGGGCTTGTCACACTGTCGACAGATGAACTCGGCCCTGAGCGCGCTGCCGCACGGCCGATGGTACAAGGTGTCGGGCAGGAAAAGCTGCCTGTCACTCCACCGCCGGTGCCAGACCCACACCGAGACAATGAAGTTATAGAGATCCAGGCCCTTGGGCGTCAGATGGTACTCCTGGATCAACGTTCGATGTCGGACCGCCTTGCGAAATAGAACCTGGTTGTCGGCAAGCGCGGCCAGCCTCAGCATCAGCGTCTGCCGGGGGATCTGGAGGCTATCGTGAAATTCGTGGAAGCGCCGGCGCCCCTGGAACGCCTCTTTGAGGATCAGGATTGTCCAGGCGTCGCCGACGATCTCAAGGGCCCTCACGAGCGAGCTGGCGGGAATGCCCTGGGCTGAGCTTTTCTTCCGTTTCGAGTTGGCCACAGACACCCAAGGCAACGTTCGGGAAATGAATCGGCTAGGTTATTCCTTTCATAAAGGCCTTTTGCGATGGCGGATCAAGCCCTAGTTCGCGGAGAATTTCCGGCGTGTGAGCACCCAGATGCGGCGCGCTGGCGCGCACGCCTGCGGCGCTGCGGGAGAGTCGCACGGGCGGCTGAACCAGCAACGCTTGATGGACACCGCCGACCACCGGAAGGCGAGTCCATAGGCGCATCGCCTCCATGTCCGGATCCTTCAAGGCTTTGGCAGGGCTGTTCACTGGCGCGCAGGGAAGCCCAGCGGCGCGAAACTCGGACAAGCAATGATCTGTGGTGCGGGCCGAGCAGAACGCTACCATATGAGCGTTCAGTGCGTCCGAGTTTCGTCCCCTTTGCTCGTCCGTTGCGAAGCGTTGGTCATCCAACCAATCCAGCCGGCCCACCAGCTTGGCGCAGCGGCGAAACATCGACTTGCCGATCACCTGCAACAGAACGTTGCCATCTCGGGTCTGGTAGATGTCGGCCGGGCCCGCAAGTTGTGACCGATTGGCTGTTCCGACCCGCCCGACTCCAAGGCTGTCCTCCTCGATCAGGTTGGAAGCCATCGCGAAGACCGAAGTATGGATGAGCGAAGCATCCACAATCTGTCCTCTGCCCGTTCTGTCTCGATCGCGAAGCGCAGCCATGATCCCGAAGGCAGAAAAGGCGGCGGTCATGTGGTCGACCCAATGGCAATAGCTCTTGCGCGGTTCACCAGCCTCGCCGCTCAAATACGCCGCTCCAGACATGGCTTGGCCAATCCCATCGAAGCCCGGCAGATCGGAAAGGCGATTGTTTCGGCCATAGGCCGTGCAGATCGAAAGAATGACGCGCGGGTTGAGCTGTGAAATGCGCTCATACTCCAGACCCATCGCCGAGAGCGTCGCGGGCGGCGCGTTCACGACTACGACGTCCGCCGTACCGAGGAGCCGATCGAGCGCGGCGCGGTTGTCGTGATCGAAAGGGTCGAGGGCAAGAGAGCGCTTGTTGCGATTGACCTGCCAGTACGCCGCACCGCCAGGCCACCCCTCGCCCATCGGCTGAACGAAGCGATCGGCATTCCCCTCCGGCTTCTCGACCCTGATGACATCAGCTCCGAAATCGGCCAGCAACGCGGCACACAGTGGTCCCGCAATGAACTGCCCGAAATCCAGAACCCGAACTCCCCGGAGGGGTGGGTCGCTCCCCTCAGCAGATTCCGTCGAGATCACTCGAAAATGTCCTTGCCGTCGATCCAGGTCGTATGGAAGCCGATCGAGATGCGGTGCGGGATCTTCACCTTCGCGACCGGCCCACGGCTGATGTCGGCGGCGTCGAATACCAGACATGCCGAAGACCAGTCGTTGGTGTCCGTTACGAACGTTACCGGGTAAGCTTCGGTCTCCGCCGTCGCCGCGGTTGCGCCACGACGTGGCGCGACAGGAGCTTCGTTTCCGTAGACGCCATCACCGTAGTCGTAGCGCTGCATGGAGCCCGTCTCGAGATCGTAGCGAACCAACGCGTCGAAGGTCTGGGACTGCCCCGAGGTGTGGCCTTCGACAGGAAGCGGAATGACCTGATTGAACGAGTATCTGGACCGCCGTCCCAGATAGTTGAAGTTCACAGTCGGGAATTCAGTATTCAAGTCATCGATAGGCCCCTCGCGAACCTCCCCTGTCTTCATGTTGAACGACCATTTGTACATCTCATGCAGCCGTCGGCGCTGCGCGAGCATCGAGGCCAACTCCCGATCCTTGGGATCACGGGCATAGCCAGGGTTCGATTGCCGGCATCCGATCTGGTGAACCCAGTCCCCCTCTTCCCAGCAATTCACCAAATGGAGGATGTAACACGGCTCGGCTTCGAACCAGCGGATCTCGTGCGACTGCCCACGGCGCGGGATGACGCCGAAACGTGCCGGTATGTCGGCGTGGAAGCGCACCATCCGCTTCCCGTGTTTCTTCAGGACCTCGATATCGTGGAAGAACGGCAGGTCATGCAGGATCGCATGACGCTCCGTCAGCCCGAGATCGTGAGGTGACCGCGGTCCGGGAATGTCGATTGGAACGTCGTGCACCAATTGTCCGGTCGGGCTACCCACGCCGTACCTCATGTAGGGAGCCGTGTCGGAGTAGGTGAAGAAGTACAAATGACCGTCGCTAGGATCGACCTTCGAATGCGCAGACAGCGTATGCGCCAGTGAGCCGCCGAATGTCTCCTTGCCAACCGTCTCCAACGTCGTTGGATTGATCTCGTAGGGATCGCCGGCCATGTGCCAAAGTGACAACAGCTTGCCCGCATAGAAAATCACGTCCGTGTTCGATACGTCCTTGATCGGCGAGCCCGGAAGCTTGAAATTGTAGGGACCCGCTATCCCGGGCCAGATGCTGCGCTGGGCGATATCCTCCACCACGAATGCCTCGTTGCGAATCCAGCGTTGCCGGAAGGAGGCTTTTCCGTCACGGAAGTAGATCGCGCGCAGCATCGCGTCGCCGTCGTAGTAGTGATACTTATTGACGGGAGCGAACCGCTGGGAAGGACCATTGAGCACGTACGCGCCGTAAAGGTCCTTGGGCAACTCGCCCTCGACTTCAAGCGAATCCGCATCGTATTCCCGCAGCGTCGGCGCGAAGGCGCCGTGCAGATAGGGATGATCGGCGCCCCAGATCCAGTCGGGGGCGTCCGGCGGCGGCTTGCCGTCCGCAGACAGCATGCGCACGTTGGCTTGGGTAATGAGAAGGTCCTGAACGCCTTGGGCCGCGTGAGCCTGCATATTCATGGCAATTCTCCGTTCATGCCGATTTCTTGGGTTCGACGTTGGTGATTGAGCGGTCCGCGATCATCCGGGCGAGCTCGCGCCTCAAAACCTTTGCCAACGCGTTGCGCGGCAACGCTTCGAGGTATTCGACGCGCTCCGGCCATTTGAACCGTGCAAGGCCTGCCTGCTCACATACTCCTGCGATCTCGGCGAGCGGGACAAGCCTTCCGGCCCTCGGAACGACGAAAGCACACACACGCTCGCCAAGCCGCTCGTCCGGCATCGCGACGACGGCGGCCTCCCTGACGTCCGGATGCGTCGAAATCACCGCGTCCAGCTCGGCCGGCGCGATCTTCATGCCGCCGCGCACGATCAATTCCTTCGAGCGGCCGACGAAACGGAGATATCCGGCCTTGCCGTTCTCCTCGACGATCTCGAACAGATCTCCCGTGGCGAAATAGCCGTCCGCATCAAAGCCGCGCCGATCAAGCTCGCCGCTCTGCCAATATCCGGGGAAAACGGCCGGGCCTCTTATACGCATTTCGCCGACCTCTCCGGCCGTGCTGATGATGTTGCCGGCCTCGGAGACCAGGCGAAAGCGTCCGGCGTTTGCGGTCAGCCCCTCGGCGGTCCATGTCTCGTCGCCGTCACGCGGAAATACGCGCGCGCGGAGACAGGGATCCTGTACCGCGGCGGGATGCGAGCACAGATTTACGCCCTCGTTCGACCCGAAGATATTGATCACAGGCACCCCGAATCGTTCTTCGAACTTTCGCACCACGGACGGGTCTGGCGGTGCGGATCCGGTGCCAACCGCACGAAGCCCGCGCAACGCGTCGGGCCGATCGCTATCGAGCAGGGACGACATCAGCGCGGGCGCAACGACCGTGTACGCTACCCGTTCGCAAGCGATCTGCTGCAGAAATACGTCGAGATTGAAAGGATGATGAAGCACCAAGCTCCCCGCGGAGCCGAGCCAGATCATCATCAGTCCGCCGATCGCAGCGGCATTGACGAACGGGAACGGCGCCAGGATCGCGTCGCCTGGGGCGACGGCAGCCAATGACGTGACGGACGTGGCGCTGGAGAGCCAGTTCTTATGAGTCTTGGGTACGCCTTTGGGCACGCCCTCGGTGCCCGAAGTCCAGCAAATGGAAAACAGCGAGTCGGCGCTCGGCCGCTCCGCGACGATGAGACCAGCTTCCCCGTCGGAGTAGCGAGACAGATCAACGATGCGATCCGGCAGATTGCTCCCAAAGCCGAACAGCTTGCCGCCGAAAGGCACGTTCTCCCTGAACTCACGCAGCAACTCGAGCCCGGCAGCCCTGACGACCGAGCAAAACCCCTTGGGTTTCAGAACCTCGACAATCTTCCGAAGCTCGCCGTGGCGATATTGGATCGGAACTGGACTGATCACGATTCCGGTCTTCGCCGCCGCCAGATAGAGCGCGACCAGTTCGTGGACGTTCGGCATCTGTACGAGGAGAATATCTCCACAGCGCAAACCTGCCGAGAGAAGCGCGATCGAGACACGATCGACCAATCCCAAGAATTCGCCATAGGTCAGGCGCGAGGCCGCGCCGAACGCAAACGTCGACCGGTTAGGAGGATCAACGATTGCGGTCCTACCCGGAGCAGCCTCCACATTCGACGCGAACCGGTCGTAGATGGTCTGCGATCGCCACAGACCACGTTCGCGAAATTCTGCGACCAGTGCTGGCGGGAAATGACCGGTCATACGGCTACGCTCCCAGCCGCGATCTCGGCAAGCGCGGCGCGATATTCCCGATCGAGCCGATCTACGATCTGCGCGACTGGCTCAATCTCACGGATCGTGCCAACGCCTTGGCCCGCGGACCAAATCCCCTTCCAGGGCTTGACCTCGGCCCCCTCCAGGCCGGTGAAGTTCATCTTTGCCTTGCTGCTCGCCACCGTTTCAAGGTCGAGTCCCTGAGCCACAATGCTCGGGATCAGCATGTTGGCGCGCGCTCCCGTGAAGGCGCGCGTGACAATCAAATCCTCAGCCGAACTCCTGACCAGCATCTGTTGGTGGCCTTGGTCGGTTCTGCTCTCCGATGCCGCCATGAAGGATGTGCCGATATAGGCGAAGTCGGCCCCCAGGGCCCGCGCCGCCAGTACAGCCCGGCCGCTCGAGATTCCTCCGGCCAGCGCGATGTATCCCGGAAAGAAACTGCGCACTTCTTCGACGAATGCGTTGTTGCAGAGGTCGCCGGTATGCCCGCCCGCCCCCGCGCAAACCAGAACGAGCCCGTCGACACCGGCCGCGGCAGCTTTTCGCGCGTAGGCGACGGAGTTGACGTCTGCGAAAACTAGACCGCCATAGGAATGCACGACTTCCACCGCCGGGCGAGGTCCGCCCAACGCCGTAATCACGATCGGCGGCTGAAACGCTTCCGTCAGCTTGAGGTCTTCCGGCAGCCGCTTGTTGGTCGAATGCGTCACCAGATTCAAGGCCCAGGGCAGCTCCGGCCGATGACTCAGGCCGGATTTGATCACCTCGAGAATTTCGCGCAATTCAGCGGCATTTCTGGCGTTCGGTGCCGGCAATGAGCCGACGATGCCCGCTTCGCAGCAGCCCAACAGGAGTTCCGGCCCGGAAACCAAAAACATCGGGGCTGCGAACACCGGGAGACGGAGACGCTGAAGGGCAAATCTGGCGTCCGGTATCCTGAGCATGCACCTATCCATTTGCCACGCGTTGACCTCGACCAATTGATTGCATAACTGAACTTCTAATGCAATAAGCTCCAGATGCATCCTGGACAGGAACATGAAATGGTCTCGTCGCAAGTAACTTCCCACCCAATCGTCCTGCTTTCCGGCCTGAACACGACGCCAGCAGTTTGGGATGGTGTTGTCCGGAGTCTTCCGAGGGAACTCGACGTCCGAACCCCAAATCTGCCGGCACTCGACGACGTCGACGCCATCGCGGGCGTGCTGCTCGAGGAGATGCCGCCGCAATTCCACCTTTGCGGATATTCGTTCGGCGGCTACGTCGCACTCGCCCTGCTCGCGCTTTGTCCGCAACGGTTTCGGAGCCTGCTCTTGCTGAGCAGTACGCCGGAAGGCGACACGGATCAGCAGAAGCAGCTTCGACACTCTCTGATCGGAAAACTTCAGGCAGGCGAGCACGACGCGATCATCGACAATCAGGCAAGATGGATGCTTCATCCGAACAACGCTGAACGGCCCGAAATCTCCCGAATCTGGTTCAATGAAGCCCGCAGTTACGGTTCAGCGTCCCTGATCGCCCATCTGAGGGCGTGCATCTCGCGTCCCAACCGGCTCGATCTGCTTCGGGAAACGCCAGTACCTGTGGCGATCGTCACGGGAGCCGGCGATCAGCTGTTTCCCGGCGCGAGACAGCAGAAGCTGGCCGACGCGGTCGGTGCTCGCTTATTCCGGACCGTTCCTGACGCCGCACACGGATTGCCGTTCGAACAGCCCATCGAAGTCGCTGAAATCGTCGCGGATTGGACGCATCGCATCGATGCAGGTCTTTGCGGAAGTCAACCGGCGTGACGTCGCGCACGACCGCCGCGGCCGCGGGAGATGATTCTGCGGTCGACGCGAGCCCCTCGGGACGATCACGAGAGCCGAAGCGAGCCCCCCGCTGATCGAGGTTGATCGAGGTTGGCGATCGACACATCTGCGGGTCCTTCCGAAGGCTGCAAATTGGCGACTAACCGTTTTGCGATCAGCAGCATCAGGATCGCGGTCGCGAGGAGACCGCTCAAGAGGAGAAAGCCCCACTCGAAACTGTGATACGTGTCCTTGAGATGGCCAATCAATGTAGGCGTTGCGGCGCCTCCCAGGCTTCCGATCATGCTGATGAACGCGATCGTTCCGGGCGCTGTCGACCGGGACAAATAAGTCTGCGGGATCGACCAGAAGACCGGCATTCCCGACAGAACACCAACGCTCGCGATCGTAAACCCGATTATGATGTACGTTGGAGCAGTAGCTTGCGCGACGATGACGAACCCGATCATCGCGGCGAGCAGCGCTGCGATCAAGGTATTGAACCGCTCCTTCCTCTTGTCCGAGAACCGCGCCACCGCGATGATTGCCATCAGGCTCACCGCAGCCGGGACCGCCGACAGCAAGCCGATCTGAGTGTTGGGTGTCCCGTACGCCTTCAGTATCTGGGGCATCCAAGAGAATAGATTCGCGTTGGCGGCGAACAACGCGAAATAAGCGACGCAGAGAGAGAGTACGGATGGAGACATAGCCGCCTTCAGCAGACCGAAGCTGATCTTCGCGGTCTTTCTTTGCTCCTGCTCAAGGTTATCGCTGAGCCACCTCTTCTCCTCGCTGCTCAACCATTTTGCGTCGTTCGGTTTGTTCGGAAGGGTCCAGTACGCGCAAAGACCGAGCAGAATGGTCGGCAACCCTTCGACAATGAAAAGCCACTGCCAACCTCGCAAATTGAATGTCCCATCCAGCGCCAGAAGAGGGACCGAGATCAGCGAAGACACCAGATACGAAATCGGCACGGCATAACTGATCATCGCGTTACTTTGCGCGCGATGCGCCGCGGGAAGCCAGAAGGTGAGATAGAGCATTATTCCGGGGAAGAGCCCGGCTTCGCCTGCGCCAAGCAGAGCCCGGAAGGAGAAGAAGCTGATTGGCCCCACCACGGCCGCCATTCCGATGGTCGCCAGTCCCCACATGAAAGCGATGCGGCTGAGGGTCAGTCGCGCACCCCATCGGTCGAGCGCGAGATTGCTCGGTATCTCAATGAGCCCATACGCTGCGTAGAAGATGCCGATGCCTGCACCAAACATGGCCGACGTTAGGCCCAGGTCGTGGTTCATCTGCAGCGCAGCGAACGCGATATTGTTGCGGTCGATGATGGCCATGAAGTAGAGGCCAAGTAGAATCCATAGGACGTGTCGTAGAAATTTTCGGGCTATGGCATCGCCAAACCGATGTTCGTCGGACATGAATTCGTTTCCCTTCCCTCGTTTCTCGTCCCATTGCGGCGCGGCGGACGAAGCAACCGGTTTATTATTTTGTCCTTTTGGACAAAATAACTTACTCCGAGTTCGGAGACAACACCCATGCGGCGAAATATCGCCACGCGCGAGCAGCACGGCTCTCCCTACCGCTTGGTCACGGTGGTTCTTATTGGAGCAGAGACGGTCGAGCGGCCGGCTTAAGGAAAGGAGCCCACGGCTCCTTGAAGCTGGGCCGGATATTGTAGGGAAAGGCTACCGTTTGCGCGCCTTTCGCGACGCGGGAGTTTTACGAAGACCGCTTGCCGAAGGCCGAACCGAGCGTTTGCTCAAAGCTCCGGCTCCGCCTTGCGGACCGGCAGGAGCATCCCGGAAGAACAGCGAACAGCAAATAGTCACGTGCCGTTCGACGAAACTCGGCGAGAACGGCGATTGCCCCATGACGATCTCCGCTTCCGCCGCCTGCATGAAAATACGGGTAACGGCGCCGATGAACAGATAGAGGAGATGATCGGGATCGCCCTCAACGTATCGTCCCGCGCGCTGTGCCGACCGGATCAGCTTGGCAACGGACCGGAAGAATGTGCCGGTACGGTTCTCCACGATCCAGCGCAACCTGTCGGTAGACCGATCGCCTTCGTTAGCCATCAGCCAATGGAAGTCGGCATTGACGGCGGCAAACCTGACGAAGTCTTCCTGGATCAGTCGAAGCTTGGCAACGTCATCCAACCCGTCCATAGCGGACATTCGCGCCTGCCACTGGGCCGTGAAGTTCGATCCTGCGGCCGTCATGACGGCCTTCCACAGTCCTTCCTTGCTCTTGAAATGATAGATCACCAATGGATGTTGGACGTTGGCTTTGGCTGCAATGGTACGCGTAGAAGTCCCCTCAAATCCAAGCTCCGCGAACTCGGAATACGCGACTTTCAGGATGCGCTCGCGAGTATCGGCCGACCTCTGTTGTCGTCGCCGCTTCTTGACGTACTCCGAGGTCTTTTCCTCGAACATCTTGGTGTCGGTCGAATCTGTTCCCATAAAGCTCAATCTGCGGTTGGTCGTCTCCTCGTGTACGCTGTTTACGATGATGCTCAAAAAATTGAAAGCGAAAGGCCCCTTATCGACACGGCTTCCGAGACGCCGAAGTCGCGCGGGATCGGCGATTGGTCTCTATATCGCGCTTCGAGACACCGCTTAGCGGCTGTGCAGCCGGGCAAAAAGCGACTTAATGTCGAAAGCGCTATCGGCCGCCTGCTTGGGCGTGATCGAGACGCCCTCACCGATCAGGCGCCTAGCGGCCAAATGATCGCCGGGGCGATTTACCGTCTCAACACAGCGTAGAATGCCGGATTTGAACGAGAAAACGGAAAAACTTCGCGATGCCGGCGCTCCTCGGAGGACGGATGAATCGCAATCTCCGACAAGCCCGGCCATCTGCAGTTTCAGGTCGCCCTGATCGCTCCAGAACCACGGAAGACTCGCATAGCTGGCTGTTCTCCCTACCAGCTTCCGCGCCACGACACGTGCTTGGTCTACGGCGTTCTGAACTGATTCGAGTCTCGTCGTATCCGCAGCGAACGAATTGAAACGCAACGCGCAGTCCCCGATGGCCGATATCGTCTCGTCGCTGCTGGTTAGGCCGACGTCGACGCTGATGCCATTGCGACAATCGAGACCCGCTTCCCGCGCGATCTCGTCGAGAGCAAGCGTTCCGATTCCCACAAGTACAAGGTCAGCAGGCAGCCTGCGACCTTCCGACAGGACCACGCCGGTGACTCTTCCTCGATCACCTTCGATCCTCTCGACTTGGCACCCAAAATGAATCGTGCAGCCAAAGTCGCCATGGGCCTGCCTGAAGAAGTTCGAGATATTCTCTGAGACCGCCCTAGCCATAACGCGGGAAGCCGACTCGACCACATGAACCTGCGCGCCGGCCTTGACCGCCGTGGCAGCGAATTCGAGACCAATGAACCCTGCTCCGATGACGACGACTTGAGCCGCCGAGGACAAGTGCTCTCGGATCAGGCACGCATCATCGAGGTTTCTCAGCCTCAACACGCCATCGAGTTCTGCGCCCGGCAACGGAATATCGCGCACCCTTGAGCCTGTAGCGATGATCAGATGCCGGTAGCTCAATCGCCCACCCGACCGAAGGACGACCTCTCTTTGCGCCCGATCGATTGCTTCGACGGCCTCCCCCAGAGCGAGCTCGATTCGCTGGTCCGTGTAGAAGGCGGGGCCACGGAGCAGCAACGCGTCCCCCATTTTCTCCTTGGTCATGAACGCCTTCGACAAGGGAGGCCGCTGATATGGCAGGTGTTCCTCCCCGCTAAGCAGAAGTATCCGGTCGTTGAAGCCTTCTTCCCGCAGCGATGCAGCGGCCTGCACTCCTGCGTGGCCCGCGCCGATGATGACTACAGGGGCGTCAGCGCGCATTCCGTCGTCCTCGATCTGCCCTGACGAACTATCGCGACGACCGACTTTGCAGAGAATGGTAGCGCAGCTGCTCTCGCGCCTTGTCCAAGCGCATTCCGCCGAGCACAGCCTCCCGAATCTTGGCCTCCGAGTCGGCGATTTGCCTGGCGACCCGGACGATCTCCTCCAACCTCTCGGCAGGGAGCACCAGGACGCCGTCTGCGTCCCCTACAATCCAGTCCCCCGGCGCGACGCGTGTCCCCGAAAGCTGGACGGGAGTGTTGTACGAGACCGCAGCGACACGATCCTTTCCCGTCCGCATCGTGTTCGCCCGCGCGAAGATCGGGTAGCTGACTTCGATGCTACGGCCGATATCCCGGCAAACACCGTCGATGACAGTTCCACCGATTTTGCGCCGATCGGCAACCATCGTGAGGATGTCCCCCCAGACTGTGGCGTCCAGACGGCCATTGTTATCGATGACGACGACCTGTCCAGGTTCGACGTCATCGATATAATCACCGACGGAAGCACCCGTTGTGCCGACTGGCAGCATCTGAATTGTGAATGCGCGACCAGCAAGGCTCATCGAACGGTCGAACGGCATGATACCGAGGCATTGCCCTTCGATACCGAGACGGTCCAATGCATCGGAAAGTGTCGTAACGCCAATAGCCTTGAGGGTCGCAGAGGTTTCAGTCGACATATTAGCGCTCCTTCTTCAGCATGTTCTCGTATGCAGCGCTCATAACCTCATCGATCGGATCGCCGCGATTGATCGCCGTAGCCATCGCCTGTTCGCGCTGATAGATAACTTCGGCCGTTCGAATGACCTCTTCGGCCCGTCGCCGGCTGACGAAGACGACCCCACTGCC is drawn from Bradyrhizobium diazoefficiens and contains these coding sequences:
- a CDS encoding 3-keto-5-aminohexanoate cleavage protein, with product MKNTVKWPVVEKWVERENISTYWRPYGYPAIMSVASSAFSDAEQMPRWRVPQKAIVSTAINGAFFTKRENPSQAHSANEIIASAEACIERGAQIIHVHARDQRGYNVLSESGFSDVLAELRAKHPSVAFDACLVAVNGEECDDLRKMLKTGLIDAVPVNTTAIILGDNLFVKPPHAILEKTRLVLEAGLTPQIAVYTDADVDNARRFLIDSGLVSGPLTWLVVPGLPGCSPMYDPQSMIDGYLRITRLITHVDPGATIVACAGGRASLYLANLALLMGHHVRVGSEDTVWKWPHRDELIQSNAEIFEIVRTMVAGLGREIMSGDEFRSLMRPADTASAALGQSQVGAR
- a CDS encoding helix-turn-helix domain-containing protein, with the translated sequence MANSKRKKSSAQGIPASSLVRALEIVGDAWTILILKEAFQGRRRFHEFHDSLQIPRQTLMLRLAALADNQVLFRKAVRHRTLIQEYHLTPKGLDLYNFIVSVWVWHRRWSDRQLFLPDTLYHRPCGSALRAEFICRQCDKPVVRRDVTLIDSPERGMDPPPGPRHSRENESAFLKGSSGRPDDLVATSIVGDRWSNLVLFSLFQGTSSYSDIKDTLGISSNILSSRLKKLIALDLVEAEPNGRRVVYRITPRGEDIYPMLHSLIDWADRWLAGSKGPPQIMIHCCEAVTEARFVCASCRATLRAWDVTVTRPT
- a CDS encoding CaiB/BaiF CoA-transferase family protein — encoded protein: MISTESAEGSDPPLRGVRVLDFGQFIAGPLCAALLADFGADVIRVEKPEGNADRFVQPMGEGWPGGAAYWQVNRNKRSLALDPFDHDNRAALDRLLGTADVVVVNAPPATLSAMGLEYERISQLNPRVILSICTAYGRNNRLSDLPGFDGIGQAMSGAAYLSGEAGEPRKSYCHWVDHMTAAFSAFGIMAALRDRDRTGRGQIVDASLIHTSVFAMASNLIEEDSLGVGRVGTANRSQLAGPADIYQTRDGNVLLQVIGKSMFRRCAKLVGRLDWLDDQRFATDEQRGRNSDALNAHMVAFCSARTTDHCLSEFRAAGLPCAPVNSPAKALKDPDMEAMRLWTRLPVVGGVHQALLVQPPVRLSRSAAGVRASAPHLGAHTPEILRELGLDPPSQKAFMKGIT
- a CDS encoding carotenoid oxygenase family protein, with the translated sequence MNMQAHAAQGVQDLLITQANVRMLSADGKPPPDAPDWIWGADHPYLHGAFAPTLREYDADSLEVEGELPKDLYGAYVLNGPSQRFAPVNKYHYYDGDAMLRAIYFRDGKASFRQRWIRNEAFVVEDIAQRSIWPGIAGPYNFKLPGSPIKDVSNTDVIFYAGKLLSLWHMAGDPYEINPTTLETVGKETFGGSLAHTLSAHSKVDPSDGHLYFFTYSDTAPYMRYGVGSPTGQLVHDVPIDIPGPRSPHDLGLTERHAILHDLPFFHDIEVLKKHGKRMVRFHADIPARFGVIPRRGQSHEIRWFEAEPCYILHLVNCWEEGDWVHQIGCRQSNPGYARDPKDRELASMLAQRRRLHEMYKWSFNMKTGEVREGPIDDLNTEFPTVNFNYLGRRSRYSFNQVIPLPVEGHTSGQSQTFDALVRYDLETGSMQRYDYGDGVYGNEAPVAPRRGATAATAETEAYPVTFVTDTNDWSSACLVFDAADISRGPVAKVKIPHRISIGFHTTWIDGKDIFE